Proteins encoded together in one Yersinia mollaretii ATCC 43969 window:
- a CDS encoding fimbrial protein, translating to MKKHLLSIMLLSSITSSFAQAEESQEFSVKGKIKPVACDISVTTPKIELPVITANAFKEAESKIAEDIQYKFDVDCEADNAISITFSDGQPGTAFGSDPDRFGLGKVTGKDNKEIPVGSWKVKLTDLTAETTKDGIITNEMLSRIYRNAIDKRDWASIRKDAYLYVDHEISINQGTVLNTNQHIKTIKKLSGTLTGEIFGAPRANLPLSEQMPISGKITMSINYL from the coding sequence GTGAAGAAACATCTTTTAAGCATAATGCTACTCAGCAGTATTACCTCCTCATTCGCTCAAGCAGAGGAGTCTCAGGAGTTTAGTGTTAAAGGAAAAATCAAACCTGTCGCCTGTGACATATCAGTAACTACGCCTAAAATAGAGTTACCCGTAATTACAGCCAATGCCTTTAAAGAAGCTGAAAGTAAAATCGCTGAAGACATTCAATATAAATTTGATGTTGATTGCGAAGCAGATAATGCCATCAGTATCACATTTTCAGACGGCCAACCCGGAACGGCTTTTGGCAGTGATCCAGATCGGTTTGGTTTGGGCAAAGTGACCGGGAAAGATAATAAAGAGATACCCGTTGGCAGTTGGAAAGTGAAATTAACTGATTTAACTGCAGAAACAACAAAGGATGGCATCATTACCAATGAAATGCTTTCACGTATTTATCGTAATGCTATTGATAAAAGAGATTGGGCTAGTATACGTAAAGATGCCTACCTTTATGTAGATCATGAAATCTCCATAAATCAAGGCACCGTGTTAAATACAAATCAACACATTAAAACCATTAAAAAACTTAGTGGTACATTAACCGGTGAAATTTTTGGCGCTCCGCGAGCTAATTTACCCTTATCAGAACAAATGCCTATTTCAGGCAAGATAACTATGAGTATAAATTACTTATAA
- a CDS encoding fimbrial protein produces the protein MIILLFTTWSGSSLAGCDIQLTQSELNFANFTPQKTDRIQNGYRKINESQQLTLTVNCDPSEAAQQIALNFTGISAGDQLYSLTSSEGTVGVYQLTLHSVTLDGKSVALQATDETGSHHAAAFSNNKKLQPVVNGVAIKGHQLTGQVTAQIWADDKRTLPRSSETWSGNGNFSWH, from the coding sequence ATGATAATTCTGCTGTTCACCACCTGGAGCGGCTCTTCACTGGCCGGTTGTGATATTCAGCTCACACAATCAGAGCTCAATTTTGCCAACTTTACACCACAAAAAACGGATCGCATCCAAAATGGCTATCGTAAAATTAATGAATCACAGCAACTGACACTGACCGTTAATTGCGATCCGTCGGAAGCTGCACAACAAATAGCCCTCAACTTTACCGGTATATCTGCAGGTGATCAGCTATACAGCCTCACCAGTTCGGAAGGAACTGTCGGGGTCTATCAATTAACTTTGCATAGTGTCACGCTCGATGGGAAAAGTGTGGCGCTGCAAGCGACGGATGAAACCGGCAGCCACCATGCCGCAGCATTTTCCAATAATAAAAAATTGCAGCCCGTGGTCAATGGCGTCGCAATCAAAGGCCATCAGTTAACCGGACAAGTCACGGCGCAGATCTGGGCGGATGATAAGCGAACGCTGCCCCGTAGCAGTGAAACCTGGTCAGGCAACGGAAACTTTAGCTGGCATTAA
- a CDS encoding fimbria/pilus outer membrane usher protein, whose amino-acid sequence MGYNPAVAEFFQHGSRFQPGTHDVLASVNGNKAVKIAMLFGAEGESCFTAEILDKLAIKTNKEDLTGNCPALKKIYPSAIVTADPTAYKIDIIVPPEALIHQVDQSAANAPMGGWAGVVNYSVNSMRSNNASGSSNQNTSANTEIGFNMANWIVRSHQSYSHNKNQQQFSMLSAYAQRSFASQAAVLQLGDISLRDSVFSGPGFLGAQWFPETALYQSTGASVSGIAQTQAKVEVRQSGVLIYSMLVPPGPFTLDNIPVIDTRNDLQVTVDETQGQQQYVVPINASIADIAPPIGKGFAYAVGQTKGKNSTSLVSATGNWVPFNNVGISAGVLAASDYYAFGWAANSSLIPGGSLSFNQNLAQTSGSAPSQQGIENRVSMGFPISSNLSSSLSVTQRNAGYRNFGDEGSNSNIMTTHQGTKLQYTAGLGWSAPIIGGGAFSYSRAESFAGNSSHGVSASWARSFDFATLNLNVQKNLQNVSSSESGTPRANKAQIYASVSIPLGKSASVRGYSNRRQDGTRQQGVSYGQQVNEQLSYSLAWAKESNSANNSYAASINGVPYYTRASASYSQSSGNNSMSGSLNGGIVVHNKGVTFSPYSVQNTLGIVSVGTLSGIPISTPSGTVWTDAWGQAVVPQLAAYGSSNIQINAQNLPKNIDVKNGVEVKSASGTVQHISLEASLVQRFLLDAVDTQGLPLAAGGEVTNGDGDLLAFVTAGGQIFISGGTLKLPLMVSDADDNRCQLDFTPPETVDTHSYFTTAAAQCRPVSA is encoded by the coding sequence ATGGGATATAACCCGGCGGTAGCTGAATTCTTTCAACATGGTTCACGCTTTCAACCCGGCACTCATGATGTTCTGGCGAGTGTTAATGGCAATAAAGCCGTTAAAATCGCAATGTTATTTGGCGCTGAGGGTGAAAGCTGCTTCACAGCAGAAATACTGGATAAACTGGCGATTAAAACCAATAAAGAGGATTTAACTGGTAACTGTCCGGCATTAAAAAAAATCTATCCCTCTGCGATTGTTACTGCCGATCCAACAGCCTATAAAATAGACATTATTGTCCCGCCTGAAGCCTTAATTCATCAGGTAGATCAAAGTGCTGCCAATGCGCCAATGGGCGGCTGGGCCGGTGTTGTCAATTACTCGGTGAATAGCATGCGCAGCAATAATGCATCCGGTAGCAGCAACCAAAATACCTCAGCTAATACAGAAATCGGCTTTAATATGGCGAACTGGATTGTTCGCAGTCACCAGAGTTATTCACATAACAAAAATCAGCAACAATTTTCGATGTTATCAGCCTATGCGCAACGCAGCTTTGCCTCGCAGGCTGCAGTGCTACAACTTGGCGATATTAGTCTGCGTGATTCCGTATTTTCCGGCCCGGGATTTTTGGGCGCGCAATGGTTCCCTGAAACGGCATTATATCAATCAACGGGCGCTTCGGTTTCCGGTATTGCGCAAACTCAGGCCAAGGTTGAAGTTCGCCAATCTGGTGTATTGATTTATTCCATGTTGGTGCCGCCCGGCCCTTTTACTCTGGACAATATTCCGGTCATTGATACTCGTAATGATTTGCAGGTCACGGTGGATGAAACACAGGGCCAACAACAATATGTGGTGCCGATTAATGCCAGCATTGCCGATATAGCCCCCCCCATTGGCAAAGGGTTCGCCTATGCGGTGGGTCAAACTAAAGGGAAAAATTCAACATCGCTGGTCAGTGCAACCGGCAACTGGGTGCCATTCAATAACGTGGGGATCAGTGCCGGAGTATTAGCAGCCTCAGATTATTACGCTTTCGGTTGGGCAGCGAATTCGTCGTTGATTCCGGGTGGGTCACTTAGCTTCAACCAAAATCTGGCGCAAACATCTGGCAGTGCACCATCACAGCAAGGTATTGAAAATCGGGTATCTATGGGATTCCCTATCAGTAGTAACCTGAGTTCCAGCCTTTCCGTTACCCAACGCAACGCCGGCTACCGTAACTTTGGCGATGAGGGCAGCAACAGTAATATCATGACAACTCATCAAGGTACCAAACTGCAATACACCGCAGGCCTTGGCTGGTCGGCACCAATCATCGGCGGCGGCGCATTTTCTTATTCACGTGCAGAGAGCTTTGCGGGGAATAGCAGCCATGGGGTTTCGGCAAGTTGGGCGCGCAGTTTTGATTTCGCTACTCTGAACCTGAATGTGCAGAAAAACCTACAAAATGTATCGAGCAGCGAGAGTGGTACACCCCGCGCCAACAAAGCCCAGATCTACGCTTCGGTGAGTATTCCCTTAGGTAAGAGCGCCAGTGTGCGTGGTTATAGCAATCGCCGCCAAGATGGCACGCGACAACAAGGTGTCAGCTACGGCCAACAGGTTAATGAACAACTAAGTTACAGTCTAGCTTGGGCTAAAGAGAGTAATAGTGCCAATAACAGTTATGCAGCCAGCATCAATGGCGTGCCGTATTACACCCGAGCCAGTGCCAGTTATTCGCAAAGTTCAGGCAATAACAGCATGTCAGGATCGCTGAATGGCGGCATTGTAGTACACAACAAAGGCGTCACGTTTTCGCCTTACTCAGTACAAAACACCCTTGGCATTGTCTCTGTTGGCACGTTATCCGGCATTCCCATCAGTACGCCGAGCGGTACTGTATGGACTGATGCCTGGGGGCAAGCCGTAGTGCCACAACTGGCGGCTTATGGCAGCAGCAATATTCAGATTAATGCACAAAATTTGCCGAAGAATATTGATGTCAAAAATGGCGTTGAAGTTAAATCTGCCTCTGGTACGGTGCAACACATTTCTTTGGAAGCATCGCTGGTGCAGCGCTTCTTGCTAGATGCAGTAGACACCCAAGGTTTGCCATTAGCCGCAGGCGGCGAAGTGACCAATGGTGATGGCGATTTACTGGCTTTTGTGACCGCCGGTGGACAGATCTTTATCTCCGGCGGCACACTAAAATTGCCGCTGATGGTCAGCGATGCCGATGACAACCGCTGCCAGCTTGACTTCACCCCACCGGAAACGGTGGATACCCATAGCTATTTTACCACCGCCGCAGCCCAGTGCCGCCCGGTCAGTGCCTGA
- a CDS encoding fimbria/pilus chaperone family protein — MPIYTKTTTAIFFTLSSLLISNPALATGVVPETTVLLVKESEGSATMNVTNSDAVPTILTTSIESIPEDKEPLLVATNPLSFVDAGAKQVVRFVLTNKKPLTVQRLVRVNFVGVPGRNKNEAKKNSVGMNVGQNIPAIIHPAGLKEEKSPWEKLSWSINGNTLTVSNDSPYIVRMSQKIDLFPQGGLASLPKTYVLPGEKFTMNVSNKANSNNSTYQSLRIYPATVYGFMVNHYDVKL, encoded by the coding sequence ATGCCTATTTATACCAAAACTACGACTGCTATTTTCTTTACGTTAAGTTCATTATTGATTAGTAACCCCGCACTGGCTACCGGTGTCGTTCCTGAAACCACCGTATTATTGGTAAAAGAATCCGAAGGGTCTGCGACAATGAATGTGACCAATTCAGATGCGGTACCTACTATTCTCACCACCAGCATTGAGAGTATCCCAGAAGATAAAGAGCCATTACTGGTGGCGACCAACCCGTTATCCTTTGTTGATGCAGGGGCTAAACAGGTGGTTCGTTTCGTATTAACCAATAAAAAACCGTTAACCGTACAGCGGTTAGTACGTGTGAATTTTGTTGGTGTACCCGGCCGTAATAAAAATGAAGCCAAGAAAAACAGTGTCGGCATGAATGTTGGGCAAAATATTCCCGCTATTATTCACCCGGCGGGTTTGAAAGAAGAAAAATCTCCATGGGAAAAACTTAGCTGGTCAATCAATGGCAATACACTGACCGTATCCAATGATTCACCTTATATTGTCCGCATGTCGCAAAAAATTGATCTATTCCCTCAAGGCGGTTTGGCATCATTACCAAAAACCTATGTTTTGCCAGGAGAGAAATTCACCATGAATGTGAGTAACAAAGCAAACTCAAATAATTCAACCTATCAAAGTTTGAGAATTTATCCTGCGACTGTGTATGGCTTTATGGTCAATCATTATGACGTGAAGCTGTAG
- a CDS encoding response regulator transcription factor, whose product MYKVLVVDDHPFIRETVKMVLEQDNFRVIAEADCGLTAMKLARQHHPDLIVLDIAIPKMDGLEVISRLHDIGLSQRILVLTSQLSDYYAVRCMRLGATGFVSKTEGLNELSKAANAIMSGYTYFPNLSINAITRSDVGIQESDAIKLLSNREISILQYLAMGMTNKEISDLMLLSNKTISTFKTRLIEKLNVKSVVHLAELAKRNNLI is encoded by the coding sequence ATGTATAAAGTACTCGTCGTAGACGATCATCCCTTCATTCGCGAAACCGTTAAAATGGTTCTGGAGCAGGATAATTTTCGCGTGATAGCGGAAGCTGATTGTGGCTTGACTGCCATGAAACTTGCCCGTCAGCACCATCCAGACCTTATCGTGTTAGACATAGCAATTCCCAAAATGGATGGTTTAGAAGTTATCAGCCGCCTCCACGACATCGGGCTATCACAGCGCATTCTGGTATTAACCTCTCAGTTATCTGATTACTATGCCGTTCGTTGCATGCGTCTGGGCGCTACCGGCTTTGTTTCCAAGACTGAAGGTCTGAATGAGTTAAGTAAAGCAGCCAACGCCATTATGTCCGGTTATACCTACTTCCCTAACCTGAGTATCAATGCCATAACTAGAAGTGATGTTGGCATACAAGAAAGTGATGCAATCAAGCTGCTGTCCAATCGGGAAATTTCAATTTTGCAATATCTTGCGATGGGGATGACCAATAAGGAAATCAGCGATCTCATGTTATTAAGCAATAAAACCATCAGCACATTTAAAACCCGGCTAATTGAAAAACTTAATGTGAAATCCGTGGTTCATCTGGCTGAACTGGCCAAACGTAATAATCTGATTTAA
- a CDS encoding fimbria/pilus periplasmic chaperone produces the protein MSIKLQSWIFLALLCPVFAQAISVGPLTFTMNQDQDFIAKRVYNNNPTTRIYQVSISALDRPGGNEVTSRPAGGEILFSPKQRIIPAGQSEYYKFFYHGPKDQRERYYRVSFREVPTVDLEKKRQDVDLEPIIILDTILVVRPREIHFDYRLDWEQGTITNSGNTFFKYLIKPGCGASDEQGTSVYLRPGEVFSDVRIKKENEQFIIFDNKFINLSHNC, from the coding sequence ATGAGTATCAAGTTGCAATCGTGGATATTTCTGGCGCTGCTATGCCCTGTTTTTGCTCAGGCTATTTCTGTGGGGCCGCTGACTTTTACGATGAATCAGGATCAGGACTTTATTGCTAAGCGAGTTTATAACAATAACCCGACAACGCGCATTTATCAGGTCAGTATATCAGCACTGGATCGGCCTGGCGGTAATGAAGTGACCAGCCGCCCAGCAGGGGGGGAAATATTGTTCTCACCGAAACAACGGATAATACCCGCGGGGCAGTCTGAATATTACAAGTTTTTCTATCATGGGCCGAAAGATCAGCGAGAGCGCTACTATCGCGTATCATTTCGTGAAGTCCCTACTGTTGATTTGGAAAAAAAAAGGCAAGATGTTGATCTGGAGCCGATCATTATTCTCGATACCATTTTGGTGGTCAGGCCGCGCGAGATTCACTTTGATTACCGGTTGGATTGGGAACAGGGCACGATTACCAATAGTGGCAACACCTTCTTTAAATACCTGATTAAACCCGGCTGCGGTGCCAGTGATGAGCAGGGAACTTCGGTTTATCTCCGACCGGGAGAGGTATTTAGTGATGTGCGCATAAAAAAAGAGAATGAACAGTTTATTATTTTTGATAATAAATTTATTAATCTTAGCCACAATTGCTGA
- a CDS encoding ATP-binding protein yields MILRKAILLLSLLLLTAICHHATASSEPLHLQGRSHVDGYKLDLTENDWRFLREHKVLRLGTALSDYPPLDIPLDNHIYEGISADYAALLADLLHVKIEVLQFPTRAQAVQALKEGKIDLLSSSSTFEASKHSLILSSAYVESEPVLVTRVDDNQHPEPEPKADLAGQVVAMFYDDPLIDIVRKVYPEADVQLFPTPQSALGAVAFGQADAYMGDMIGADYMADNIYLNSVNLIYVTQLGEYNFAFALAPENTHLQNLINIALKTIPPHEKDNILRNWAADVSIIDKERLNLSSAEQRWISKHPQVKVTVSPNLAPLTFFDSEGSFRGITANLLTEISARTGLKFDISQAENSLGMVEQIKKGDADMSGAILSSTAQNSELSSTRPYINSPIVLISSINNKEITTLADMDGKRLAIARSYPWIEYIQTNYPKIIIVKVDSLKAGMDSVVNGQNDATLNLLLTGSYLISNQYRNNLQVVATVGTGMEQIAFAMSRSAVELQSIMNKALLSITPEEMHRLNTRWHTKVFVDDSYWFKNRTFITNSFAITVLLLVFTLVWVSYLYRRHRIQLRSNTLLQEQVSFWRHLIDTLPYPIYLFNSQGQLLATNRAYQALSTSLGQDEQNEFIGGTNFDDKCRQVIATGQGAMADRTLTLATDEQATFCHWMMPFYDAQEQIIGVMGGLIDVSQRQQQYHELALAKSLADEANRAKTTFLATMSHEIRTPINAIIGMLELALKKAEQGLLDRLAIEVASGAANNLLGLLGDILDIARIESGRLSLQPERANLRVLVESVVSLFEQPARQKGLRFVLDIDFNFNTNNDVLIDPVRFKQVMSNLLSNAIKFTTEGEVRVSLKSLPQKNDQRLTIWLQVEDSGIGISEQDQAELFTPFHQALNHGQSARNSTGLGLSICKVLCEMMGGKLELHSQLGKGTQVEATFEMQILQPLNLPEVFETVAAEPKTLSILIVDDYLPNRMLMLQQLNYLGHEVMDAENGAVGLKLWRSEHFDVVITDCNMPVMDGYQLAKGIRQAESEQGLKPCLIFGFTANVQPEERANCLAAGMDDCLFKPISLKELNTRLTGIEPEETVTPTTSEHDDIDISELLQSAKGNNAAVQKLLGYLASSTTSDLVLIAALLENKDRQGLAQLAHKIKGGGRMIHAQFLIIACEQLETACTQPDIDPILAAGQRLQQAMKKLTEILASHH; encoded by the coding sequence ATGATTCTACGCAAAGCTATTCTGTTGCTTTCGTTGCTTTTACTGACGGCAATATGTCATCACGCGACAGCCAGCTCGGAGCCCTTGCATTTGCAAGGGCGTTCGCATGTTGACGGCTATAAGCTTGATCTCACAGAAAATGATTGGCGCTTTCTACGGGAGCACAAAGTTCTGCGATTGGGTACCGCATTATCAGATTACCCACCGTTGGATATTCCATTAGATAATCATATTTATGAAGGCATTTCCGCTGATTATGCTGCGCTATTGGCGGATCTATTGCATGTCAAGATAGAGGTGCTGCAATTCCCCACACGGGCGCAAGCCGTGCAGGCGCTTAAAGAGGGGAAAATCGATCTGCTCAGCAGCTCCAGTACATTTGAAGCAAGTAAACATTCTCTCATCCTTTCATCGGCTTATGTTGAAAGTGAACCGGTATTGGTCACCCGGGTAGATGATAACCAGCACCCAGAACCAGAACCTAAAGCGGATTTGGCCGGGCAAGTGGTTGCCATGTTCTACGATGACCCGCTAATAGATATTGTTCGCAAAGTCTACCCAGAAGCAGACGTTCAATTGTTTCCCACTCCGCAAAGTGCGCTGGGTGCCGTTGCCTTCGGGCAAGCCGACGCCTATATGGGGGATATGATAGGTGCTGATTATATGGCTGATAATATCTACCTAAATAGTGTCAATTTGATCTATGTCACTCAGTTGGGGGAATATAATTTTGCCTTTGCTCTGGCACCGGAAAATACCCATCTACAAAACCTGATTAATATCGCGCTGAAAACGATCCCTCCTCATGAAAAAGACAATATTCTGCGTAATTGGGCAGCGGACGTCAGCATCATCGATAAGGAAAGATTAAATCTCAGCTCGGCAGAGCAACGCTGGATAAGCAAACATCCTCAGGTTAAGGTCACTGTATCGCCCAATCTGGCCCCACTGACCTTTTTCGACAGTGAAGGCAGCTTCCGGGGGATTACCGCCAATCTACTCACCGAAATCAGTGCCCGTACCGGGCTTAAATTTGATATTTCACAAGCGGAAAACTCGCTTGGCATGGTCGAGCAGATCAAAAAGGGTGATGCCGATATGAGCGGCGCAATACTCTCAAGCACCGCACAAAATAGCGAGTTAAGTTCGACGCGTCCCTATATCAACAGCCCCATAGTGCTCATCAGTTCAATCAATAATAAAGAGATAACAACACTGGCAGACATGGACGGTAAACGTCTGGCGATTGCTCGTAGCTATCCATGGATTGAATATATTCAGACTAATTATCCGAAAATCATTATCGTGAAAGTCGATAGCTTGAAAGCCGGCATGGATTCGGTGGTGAATGGCCAAAACGACGCAACCCTGAATCTGCTGCTGACCGGCAGTTATCTTATTTCTAACCAATACCGCAATAATTTGCAGGTTGTGGCCACCGTCGGCACTGGAATGGAGCAAATTGCTTTTGCCATGAGCCGCAGTGCAGTTGAACTGCAATCGATAATGAATAAAGCATTGCTTAGTATTACGCCGGAGGAAATGCACCGGCTAAATACACGTTGGCATACCAAAGTATTTGTTGATGACAGCTATTGGTTCAAGAATAGGACTTTTATTACCAATAGCTTTGCCATCACCGTTTTGCTGCTGGTATTTACCTTGGTCTGGGTGAGCTACTTATATCGCCGCCACCGTATCCAATTGCGGTCTAACACCTTATTGCAAGAGCAGGTCAGTTTCTGGCGTCATCTGATCGACACACTCCCTTATCCTATTTATCTGTTCAATAGTCAGGGGCAACTGCTCGCTACAAATCGGGCTTATCAGGCGCTGAGCACCTCTCTTGGCCAAGACGAACAAAATGAGTTCATTGGTGGTACAAATTTCGATGACAAATGCCGGCAGGTCATCGCTACCGGGCAAGGTGCCATGGCAGACCGCACCTTGACATTAGCAACCGATGAGCAAGCCACCTTCTGTCATTGGATGATGCCATTTTATGATGCGCAGGAGCAGATAATTGGTGTTATGGGTGGCTTGATTGATGTCAGCCAACGACAACAGCAATACCATGAATTAGCACTGGCCAAGTCGCTGGCTGATGAGGCTAACCGGGCTAAAACGACCTTCCTAGCGACCATGAGCCATGAGATCCGCACACCAATTAACGCCATTATCGGAATGTTAGAATTGGCGCTGAAAAAAGCGGAGCAAGGCTTGCTGGATCGCCTGGCGATCGAAGTGGCTTCAGGGGCGGCCAATAATTTACTCGGGCTGCTTGGCGATATTCTTGATATTGCGCGCATCGAATCCGGCCGTCTCTCTTTGCAACCCGAACGGGCTAATCTGCGCGTTCTGGTCGAATCGGTCGTGAGTTTATTTGAGCAACCCGCACGGCAAAAAGGCCTTCGCTTTGTGCTGGATATCGATTTTAACTTCAATACCAATAATGATGTACTGATTGACCCGGTACGCTTTAAGCAGGTGATGTCTAATCTCTTGAGCAACGCCATTAAGTTTACGACCGAAGGTGAAGTGCGCGTCAGCCTTAAATCGCTACCGCAAAAAAACGATCAGCGGCTGACAATTTGGTTGCAGGTTGAAGATTCCGGTATTGGCATCTCCGAACAAGATCAAGCGGAGCTATTTACTCCGTTCCATCAAGCACTTAATCACGGCCAATCGGCCCGTAACAGCACGGGACTTGGATTGAGTATCTGCAAAGTACTGTGTGAAATGATGGGAGGCAAACTGGAATTGCACAGCCAATTAGGCAAAGGGACTCAAGTTGAAGCCACTTTTGAGATGCAAATTCTGCAACCATTGAATTTACCGGAAGTTTTTGAAACTGTCGCGGCAGAGCCAAAAACGCTCAGTATTTTGATTGTGGATGATTATTTACCCAATCGCATGTTGATGTTGCAGCAATTAAACTATTTGGGCCATGAAGTTATGGATGCTGAAAATGGCGCAGTGGGATTGAAACTGTGGCGCAGTGAACATTTTGACGTGGTCATCACCGATTGCAACATGCCGGTAATGGATGGCTACCAGTTAGCCAAAGGAATTCGTCAGGCTGAGAGTGAGCAAGGGCTAAAACCTTGTTTGATATTTGGTTTTACCGCCAATGTACAGCCGGAAGAACGCGCAAATTGTCTGGCCGCAGGTATGGATGACTGCCTGTTCAAACCGATCAGTCTGAAGGAGCTTAATACCCGCTTAACCGGCATCGAGCCTGAGGAAACTGTAACCCCAACCACGTCTGAACATGACGATATTGATATCAGCGAGTTATTGCAATCAGCCAAAGGTAATAATGCTGCGGTACAAAAATTGTTGGGGTATTTGGCGAGCAGTACAACCAGCGATCTGGTGCTGATTGCTGCGCTTCTGGAGAACAAAGACCGACAAGGACTGGCGCAGCTTGCCCACAAAATCAAAGGCGGCGGGCGCATGATCCATGCGCAGTTCCTGATAATTGCCTGCGAACAACTGGAAACGGCGTGTACCCAGCCTGATATAGACCCGATATTAGCCGCAGGTCAGCGGTTACAACAAGCCATGAAGAAATTGACGGAGATACTCGCTTCCCACCATTAA
- a CDS encoding DUF1120 domain-containing protein produces the protein MFRVIFTNALLMASAFSIALPGMAADSAPLTLKVNYQPAACSVNLSSQHTDFGDISPQSLTNNATGTPLNTPNPVEINVTCSGEVALAVMFIDHRKSSTVEGLDYNGPQGKLGNLSKQHVFGLGYDSQGSTIGGWVPYLSQVRINGEPTPFALVSQDGLPDAISSQSSGKIMPDHGFTPVNHLAHAQKFTQLHANMHTVTTLSPLSKLSLRDEVKIDGNITVQITYL, from the coding sequence ATGTTCAGAGTCATATTTACTAATGCCCTATTGATGGCCTCAGCATTTTCAATTGCCCTACCAGGGATGGCAGCAGATAGCGCGCCGTTAACGCTCAAAGTCAATTATCAGCCTGCGGCTTGCAGCGTTAATTTGTCGAGTCAGCACACCGACTTTGGGGATATTTCACCCCAAAGCCTGACCAACAATGCGACAGGGACTCCGCTGAACACGCCGAACCCCGTGGAGATCAACGTCACTTGCAGTGGCGAAGTTGCGCTGGCCGTGATGTTCATCGACCATCGAAAAAGCAGCACCGTAGAAGGGCTAGATTACAATGGGCCACAAGGCAAACTGGGTAATTTGAGCAAACAGCACGTTTTTGGTTTGGGTTATGACAGCCAAGGTTCAACTATTGGTGGATGGGTTCCTTATCTAAGCCAGGTTAGGATCAACGGCGAGCCAACTCCATTTGCATTGGTGAGTCAGGACGGTCTGCCAGATGCAATAAGCAGCCAGTCCAGTGGAAAAATAATGCCCGACCATGGGTTCACTCCGGTCAATCATTTGGCACATGCACAAAAATTTACGCAGCTACATGCCAATATGCACACAGTGACCACACTTAGCCCATTGTCCAAACTCTCTTTGCGCGACGAAGTAAAGATTGATGGCAATATCACAGTACAAATAACCTACTTATAA